One window of the Streptococcus parasanguinis ATCC 15912 genome contains the following:
- a CDS encoding MFS transporter produces MKNKYAIPVSERITYGFGNLAANLMITTANAFITYFYTDVVGLTISVVGTILLFARLFDGVSDLVMGAIVDKTSSSKGKARPWIKRMIIPYGLALTLLFTSPSFLPDEMRAIYAFVTYVISLAGVYTMTMVPYSALIGTTTPDSKERGYLSTSRTILGFIGAFLVNGVVLKIVEMYGAVTETSSWTKMAATLGLISVVLLTVLYGNSKERVLETSEAISADNAQKFSTMDNIKAMIKNKYWLIIITVTLISFINAGFMGINIFYAQWILNDMSKVGLIGMLSFAPIIVSCLFAPILLSRFSKRTIMIIGTVISLIGSVILVLFPTNFTMIAAGLVVRGLGIAPVSVASFAMLGDIADYGEWKTGIRSDGIIFAAATFGEKVGSGLGGWILGMVMALGGYVSGAATQSAATMFAIKSVFAYIPFVFGVVSIILIFFYDLDTKLPDIIKDLEARKGHE; encoded by the coding sequence ATGAAAAATAAATATGCCATACCTGTAAGTGAAAGAATAACCTATGGTTTTGGTAATTTGGCTGCAAACTTGATGATTACCACAGCAAATGCTTTTATTACATATTTCTATACTGATGTAGTTGGCCTTACGATTTCAGTAGTTGGTACAATATTGCTGTTTGCGCGTTTATTTGATGGTGTTAGTGACTTAGTGATGGGAGCGATTGTCGATAAAACATCTTCAAGTAAGGGGAAGGCGAGACCATGGATAAAACGAATGATAATTCCATATGGACTAGCTCTCACCTTACTGTTCACCTCACCGAGTTTTCTACCTGATGAGATGAGAGCAATTTATGCATTTGTTACCTATGTTATTTCTCTCGCAGGTGTATATACGATGACAATGGTACCCTATTCAGCTCTGATTGGGACCACCACACCTGATTCAAAAGAAAGAGGTTATTTATCAACTTCTCGAACGATTCTTGGATTTATTGGTGCCTTCTTGGTGAATGGAGTTGTTCTAAAAATTGTTGAAATGTATGGTGCGGTCACTGAAACTTCTTCATGGACGAAAATGGCTGCAACACTTGGTTTGATTTCTGTGGTATTGCTGACAGTTCTTTATGGAAATTCAAAAGAAAGAGTACTAGAAACTAGCGAAGCAATCAGTGCTGATAATGCACAAAAATTTTCGACAATGGATAATATCAAGGCCATGATAAAAAATAAATACTGGTTAATAATCATTACCGTCACTCTGATTAGTTTTATTAATGCTGGTTTTATGGGGATCAATATTTTTTACGCCCAATGGATCTTGAATGATATGAGCAAGGTTGGTTTGATTGGTATGTTGTCCTTTGCCCCGATTATTGTCAGCTGTCTGTTTGCTCCGATTTTGCTAAGTCGATTCTCTAAAAGAACGATTATGATTATCGGAACAGTAATTAGTTTGATTGGCAGTGTGATATTGGTATTGTTTCCAACAAATTTCACAATGATTGCAGCTGGTTTGGTTGTCAGAGGATTGGGTATTGCTCCTGTATCTGTTGCCAGTTTTGCGATGTTGGGTGATATCGCTGATTATGGAGAATGGAAAACAGGAATTCGCTCAGACGGAATCATCTTTGCGGCAGCAACCTTTGGTGAAAAGGTGGGTTCTGGTTTAGGAGGTTGGATTTTGGGTATGGTAATGGCTCTTGGTGGATATGTCTCAGGAGCAGCTACTCAATCCGCAGCAACCATGTTTGCAATTAAATCTGTTTTTGCTTATATACCTTTTGTATTTGGAGTTGTGAGTATCATTTTAATATTCTTTTATGACTTGGATACAAAACTCCCTGACATTATTAAAGACTTAGAGGCCCGTAAAGGACACGAATAA